One window from the genome of Helicobacter pylori encodes:
- the rpsJ gene encoding 30S ribosomal protein S10, which translates to MEKIRLKLKAYDHRVLDRSVVAIVEAVKRSGSEIRGPIPLPTKNKRYTVLRSPHVNKDSREQFEIRVYSRLIDIISATPETVDSLMKLDLAPEVDVEVTSMETK; encoded by the coding sequence ATGGAAAAAATCAGGTTGAAGCTCAAAGCTTATGACCATAGAGTGTTGGATCGCTCTGTTGTGGCTATCGTGGAAGCCGTAAAGCGCTCAGGTTCTGAAATTAGAGGGCCTATCCCTTTACCGACTAAGAATAAGCGTTACACCGTTTTACGCTCCCCGCATGTCAATAAGGATTCAAGAGAGCAGTTTGAGATTAGGGTTTATAGCCGATTGATTGATATTATTTCGGCCACCCCAGAAACCGTGGATAGCTTGATGAAGTTGGATTTAGCTCCTGAAGTGGATGTAGAAGTAACCTCTATGGAAACGAAGTAG
- a CDS encoding ATP-binding protein encodes MPLSCLHPFGPFETPKEPALNNPLLKAHSSDKICLLGPMKSGKTTSALKLAKGFKNPVYINYNDMRLNKNILSSWLLKWHLEKKMDLLILDHIDRLDFSLPKLPKIVLIPNYLSPITAPDCSLCYALGLNFKEYTSFFKPNTPKNTLFNRFLKDGNALDSLFIENEQEKILKKQENIKLIFQAYAPLIAKICSYQSKFVSAFYLYTQLKKELKISKDTLYKLLHALENQCIIFLVPSFENNKTKLYLCDFALPYSLTPSPSLLNVFENMVFLELYKQFPNHELYSHDNGIFILHKNATNKIALIAHAFPTPHFLEKQLSWCHKQGFLKIAVVSINAPISAANTPYKHLNFIDFSLDIQSILV; translated from the coding sequence ATGCCCCTTTCTTGCTTGCACCCTTTTGGGCCTTTTGAAACCCCTAAAGAGCCGGCTTTAAACAACCCGCTTTTAAAGGCGCATTCAAGCGATAAGATCTGTCTTTTAGGGCCGATGAAATCCGGTAAAACCACTTCCGCCCTCAAACTAGCGAAGGGTTTTAAAAACCCTGTGTATATCAATTACAATGACATGCGCTTGAACAAAAACATTCTAAGCTCATGGCTTTTAAAATGGCATTTAGAAAAGAAAATGGATTTGCTCATTTTAGATCATATTGACCGCTTGGATTTCAGCCTGCCTAAGCTTCCTAAAATCGTTCTTATCCCTAATTATTTAAGCCCCATAACAGCGCCAGATTGCAGCTTGTGCTATGCATTAGGGTTGAATTTTAAAGAATATACTAGCTTTTTCAAACCCAACACCCCTAAAAACACCCTGTTTAACCGCTTTTTAAAAGATGGCAACGCTTTAGATTCACTTTTTATAGAAAACGAGCAAGAAAAAATCCTAAAAAAACAAGAAAATATCAAATTAATCTTTCAAGCTTACGCCCCCTTAATAGCTAAAATCTGCTCGTATCAGTCTAAGTTTGTGAGCGCTTTTTATCTTTATACGCAACTCAAAAAAGAGCTTAAGATCTCTAAAGACACCCTCTATAAATTGTTACACGCACTAGAAAACCAGTGCATCATTTTTTTAGTCCCCAGTTTTGAAAACAATAAAACCAAATTGTATCTGTGCGATTTTGCCTTGCCTTATAGCCTGACTCCTAGCCCTTCGCTTTTAAATGTTTTTGAAAACATGGTTTTTTTAGAGCTTTACAAGCAATTCCCAAATCATGAGCTTTACTCCCATGATAATGGGATTTTTATCTTGCATAAAAACGCCACTAACAAGATCGCCCTCATCGCCCACGCTTTCCCCACGCCGCATTTTTTAGAAAAACAGCTTTCTTGGTGCCATAAGCAAGGGTTTTTAAAAATTGCAGTCGTTTCTATCAACGCCCCTATTTCAGCAGCTAATACCCCCTACAAACACCTTAATTTCATTGATTTTTCTTTGGATATTCAATCTATTTTGGTATAA
- a CDS encoding ribonuclease HII — MILGIDEAGRGCLAGSLFVAGVVCSEKTALEFLEMGLKDSKKLSPKKRFFLENKIKTHDEVGFFVVKKSANEIDHLGLGACLKLAIQEILENNRSLANEIKIDGNTAFGLDKHYPNIQTIIKGDETIAQIAMASVLAKAFKDREMRQLHALFKEYGWDKNCGYGTKQHIEAIIKLGATPFHRHSFTLKNRILNPKPLDVEQRLV, encoded by the coding sequence ATGATTTTAGGCATTGATGAAGCGGGTAGGGGGTGTTTGGCCGGTTCGCTTTTTGTGGCTGGGGTGGTGTGCAGTGAAAAAACAGCCTTAGAGTTTTTGGAAATGGGGCTTAAGGATAGCAAGAAGCTCAGCCCCAAAAAGCGCTTTTTCTTAGAAAATAAAATCAAAACGCATGATGAGGTGGGGTTTTTCGTGGTTAAAAAAAGCGCGAATGAAATTGATCATTTGGGCTTGGGGGCGTGTTTGAAGCTCGCTATTCAAGAAATTTTAGAAAATAATCGCTCTTTAGCCAATGAAATAAAGATAGATGGCAACACGGCGTTTGGCTTGGATAAACACTACCCTAATATACAAACCATCATCAAGGGCGATGAAACAATCGCTCAAATCGCTATGGCGTCTGTTTTAGCGAAAGCTTTTAAGGACAGAGAAATGCGGCAATTGCATGCTTTGTTTAAGGAATACGGCTGGGATAAGAATTGCGGGTATGGGACTAAACAGCATATAGAAGCGATTATTAAGCTGGGGGCTACGCCTTTTCATCGGCATAGCTTCACGCTTAAAAACCGCATCTTAAATCCCAAACCCTTAGATGTGGAACAACGCCTTGTTTAA
- the fumC gene encoding class II fumarate hydratase: MQFRIEHDTMGEIQVDDSQYWGAQTQRSLENFKIGTEKMPKELIGAFAKLKRSLAVVNHKLGKLSLEKSQAIIKACDCILKGELCGEFPLAIWQTGSGTQTNMNLNEVIANKATEILGGNFREKKLIHPNDDVNMSQSSNDTFPTAMHIVSVLEITHKLLPSLENLLKTFKDKSQQFKEIVKIGRTHLQDATPLTLGQEFSGYASMLEHSKQQILESLEHLRELAIGGTAVGTGLNAHKELSEKVAEELSQFSGVKFISAPNKFHALTSHDAIAYVHGAFKALAANLMKIANDIRWLASGPRCGLGELNIPENEPGSSIMPGKVNPTQCEAMTMVAVQVMGNDTAIGIAASQGNFELNVFKPVIIYNFLQSLRLLSDSMESFNTHCASGIEPNKEKIDYYLHHSLMLVTALNPHVGYENAAKIAKNAHKKGISLKESALELKLLSAEDFDQFVVPEKMIGPKA; this comes from the coding sequence ATGCAATTTAGAATTGAACATGACACGATGGGCGAAATTCAAGTGGATGACAGCCAATACTGGGGGGCTCAAACGCAACGCAGTCTTGAAAACTTTAAAATCGGCACCGAAAAAATGCCTAAAGAACTCATTGGCGCGTTTGCCAAACTCAAAAGGAGCTTGGCGGTTGTTAACCACAAGCTAGGGAAATTAAGCCTGGAAAAATCCCAAGCCATTATCAAGGCGTGCGATTGCATTTTAAAAGGCGAGTTGTGCGGCGAGTTTCCCTTAGCGATATGGCAAACAGGGAGCGGGACTCAAACGAACATGAATCTCAATGAAGTCATTGCCAATAAGGCTACAGAAATTTTAGGGGGTAATTTCAGGGAGAAAAAACTCATCCACCCTAACGATGATGTGAACATGTCTCAAAGCTCTAACGACACTTTCCCTACCGCAATGCATATTGTGAGCGTGCTAGAAATCACGCATAAACTGCTCCCTAGTTTGGAGAATCTGTTAAAGACCTTTAAAGACAAAAGCCAACAATTTAAAGAAATTGTCAAAATCGGGCGCACGCATTTACAAGACGCCACGCCTTTAACTTTGGGGCAAGAATTTAGTGGGTATGCGAGCATGCTAGAGCATTCTAAACAACAAATTTTAGAGAGTTTGGAGCATTTAAGGGAATTAGCCATAGGCGGGACTGCCGTAGGCACAGGGCTAAACGCTCATAAAGAATTGAGTGAAAAAGTGGCTGAAGAATTGAGCCAGTTTAGCGGCGTGAAATTCATCTCTGCGCCCAATAAATTCCACGCGCTCACTAGCCATGACGCTATCGCTTATGTGCATGGGGCTTTTAAGGCTTTAGCGGCGAATTTAATGAAAATCGCTAACGATATTAGATGGCTTGCGAGCGGGCCGCGCTGTGGTTTGGGCGAGCTTAATATCCCTGAAAACGAGCCGGGCAGCTCTATTATGCCCGGTAAAGTCAATCCCACGCAATGCGAAGCGATGACCATGGTGGCCGTGCAAGTGATGGGGAATGATACCGCTATTGGCATTGCGGCCAGTCAGGGTAATTTTGAATTGAATGTGTTCAAGCCGGTGATCATTTATAATTTCTTGCAAAGTTTAAGGCTGTTGAGCGACAGCATGGAAAGTTTTAATACCCATTGTGCGAGCGGTATTGAGCCTAATAAAGAAAAAATTGATTATTACTTGCACCATTCTTTGATGCTAGTAACCGCCCTAAACCCGCATGTAGGCTATGAAAACGCCGCTAAAATCGCTAAAAACGCCCACAAAAAAGGCATTTCTCTAAAAGAAAGCGCGCTGGAACTGAAACTCTTGAGCGCTGAAGATTTTGACCAATTCGTGGTGCCTGAAAAGATGATCGGGCCTAAGGCTTGA
- the crdA gene encoding copper resistance determinant CrdA, translated as MKKLAALFLISVLGVMSLNAWEQTLKANDLEVKIKSVGNPIKGDNTFILSPTLKGKALEKAIVRVQFMMPEMPGMPAMKEMAQVSEKNGLYEAKTNLSMNGTWQVRVDIKSKEGKVYRAKTSLDL; from the coding sequence ATGAAAAAGTTAGCCGCTTTATTTTTAATAAGCGTGTTGGGGGTTATGAGTTTGAACGCATGGGAGCAAACCCTAAAAGCCAATGATTTGGAAGTGAAAATCAAATCCGTGGGTAACCCCATTAAAGGCGATAACACTTTCATACTCAGCCCCACTTTAAAAGGTAAGGCTTTAGAAAAAGCTATCGTTAGGGTGCAGTTTATGATGCCTGAAATGCCCGGCATGCCAGCGATGAAAGAAATGGCGCAAGTGAGTGAAAAAAACGGCCTTTATGAAGCTAAAACCAATCTTTCTATGAACGGGACATGGCAAGTTAGGGTGGATATTAAATCCAAAGAAGGCAAAGTTTATCGCGCTAAAACCAGCCTGGATTTATAA
- the crdB gene encoding copper resistance outer membrane protein CrdB: MLSFISAFDKRGVSIRLLTALLLLFSLSLAKDLEIQSFVAKYLSKNQKIQALQEQIDALSSQEKAVSKWDNPILYLGYNNANVSDFFRLDSTLMQNMSLGLSQKVDLNGKKLTQSKMINLEKQKKILELKKTKQQLAINLMINGIENYKNQQEIELLKTAIKNLENTLYQANHSSSPDLIAIAKLEILKSQLEIKKNNLEEALSSSHYSMGELTFKENELLSIAPKNFEFNKEQELYNISATNYDIAIARLDEEKAQKDITLAKKSFLEDVNVTGVYYFRSKQYYNYDMFSVALSIPLPLYGKQAKLVEQKKKESLVFKSEVENAKNKTHHLALKLLKKLETLQKNLEAINKIIKQNEKIAQIYALDLKSNGDYNAYYNAFNDKITIQITQLETLSALNSAYLSLQNLKGLE; encoded by the coding sequence ATGCTATCTTTTATAAGCGCGTTTGATAAAAGGGGCGTTTCAATACGCCTTTTAACAGCCTTGTTACTGCTTTTTAGTTTGAGTTTGGCTAAAGATTTAGAGATCCAATCTTTTGTGGCTAAATACCTTTCTAAAAATCAAAAAATACAAGCCTTACAAGAGCAAATTGACGCTTTAAGTTCTCAAGAAAAAGCCGTTAGCAAGTGGGATAACCCCATTTTGTATTTAGGCTATAACAACGCTAACGTGAGCGATTTTTTCAGGCTGGATAGCACCTTAATGCAAAACATGAGCTTGGGTTTGTCTCAAAAAGTGGATTTAAATGGTAAAAAACTCACGCAATCTAAAATGATCAATTTAGAAAAGCAAAAAAAGATATTAGAGCTTAAAAAAACCAAGCAGCAATTAGCGATTAATTTAATGATAAATGGCATTGAAAACTATAAAAACCAACAAGAAATAGAGCTTTTAAAGACAGCGATTAAAAATTTAGAAAACACCCTTTATCAAGCCAACCATTCCAGTTCGCCCGATTTAATAGCGATCGCCAAGTTAGAAATTTTAAAATCGCAATTAGAAATCAAAAAAAACAATTTAGAAGAAGCGCTCTCTAGCAGCCATTATTCCATGGGCGAATTGACTTTTAAGGAAAACGAGCTTTTAAGCATTGCCCCTAAAAATTTTGAATTTAATAAAGAGCAAGAGTTGTATAACATTAGCGCCACCAATTACGATATTGCGATCGCTAGGCTTGATGAAGAAAAAGCGCAAAAAGACATCACTTTGGCTAAAAAAAGCTTTTTAGAAGACGTGAATGTTACCGGGGTGTATTATTTCCGCTCCAAACAATACTATAACTACGACATGTTTAGCGTCGCTTTGTCTATCCCCTTGCCTCTTTATGGCAAGCAGGCTAAATTAGTGGAGCAAAAGAAAAAAGAAAGCTTAGTGTTTAAAAGCGAAGTGGAAAACGCCAAAAACAAAACGCACCACCTGGCCCTAAAACTCCTTAAAAAATTAGAAACCTTGCAAAAAAACTTGGAAGCGATCAATAAAATCATCAAGCAGAATGAAAAAATCGCGCAAATTTATGCACTTGACTTGAAATCTAATGGCGATTACAACGCTTATTACAACGCTTTTAATGACAAAATCACCATTCAAATCACCCAGCTTGAAACCTTGAGCGCTCTAAATAGCGCTTATTTGTCCTTACAAAACCTCAAAGGATTAGAATGA
- a CDS encoding efflux RND transporter periplasmic adaptor subunit gives MKRLLLLALTLFFSLSCANAQEIKETQETKKTKEAKSQTRFNISTTKVIEKEFSQSRRYYAILEPNEALIFSQTLRFDGYVEKLYANKTYTPIKKGDRLLSVYSPELAGVQSELLSSLKFNQQVGAIKEKLKLLGLENFSIEKIISSHKVQNEMTIYSRFSGVIFKKSPDLNEGSFIKKGQELFQIIDLSRLWALVKVNQEDLEFLKNTHQAILFVEGVKGKQAITLENINPIINAQDKMLEARFNVPNLKLLYYPNMFAQVEIFQKPQKMKILPKEAVLIKGGKAIVFKKDDFGLSPLEIKAVRLSDGSYEILEGLEAGEEVANNALFVLDADAQNNGDY, from the coding sequence ATGAAACGGCTTTTATTGTTAGCCCTGACCTTATTTTTTAGCCTCTCATGCGCTAACGCTCAAGAAATTAAAGAAACTCAAGAGACTAAAAAAACTAAAGAAGCTAAAAGCCAAACCCGTTTTAATATTTCCACCACTAAGGTCATAGAAAAAGAATTTTCTCAAAGCCGGCGCTATTACGCGATTTTAGAGCCTAATGAAGCGCTGATTTTTTCTCAAACCCTGCGTTTTGATGGCTATGTGGAAAAGCTTTATGCGAATAAAACCTATACCCCCATTAAAAAGGGCGATAGGTTATTGAGCGTGTATTCCCCTGAATTAGCGGGCGTTCAAAGCGAGTTGTTATCATCATTGAAATTCAACCAACAAGTGGGAGCGATTAAAGAAAAACTCAAACTATTAGGGCTAGAAAACTTTAGCATTGAAAAAATCATCAGCAGCCACAAGGTTCAAAATGAAATGACTATTTACTCTCGTTTCAGTGGCGTTATTTTTAAAAAAAGCCCGGATCTCAATGAGGGGAGTTTCATTAAAAAAGGGCAGGAGCTGTTTCAGATCATAGATTTAAGCCGATTGTGGGCGCTTGTTAAAGTCAATCAAGAGGATTTAGAGTTTTTAAAAAACACGCATCAAGCGATTTTGTTCGTAGAGGGGGTTAAAGGCAAGCAAGCAATCACGCTTGAAAACATCAACCCCATCATAAATGCGCAAGATAAAATGCTAGAAGCGCGCTTCAATGTGCCTAATCTTAAATTGCTTTATTACCCTAACATGTTCGCTCAAGTAGAAATCTTTCAAAAACCACAAAAAATGAAGATTTTGCCTAAAGAAGCGGTTTTGATTAAAGGGGGGAAAGCTATCGTGTTTAAAAAAGATGATTTTGGCTTAAGCCCGTTAGAAATTAAAGCCGTCCGCTTGAGCGATGGGAGTTATGAAATTTTAGAGGGTTTAGAGGCGGGCGAAGAAGTGGCTAATAACGCTTTATTCGTGCTAGACGCTGACGCTCAAAACAATGGGGATTATTGA
- a CDS encoding efflux RND transporter permease subunit, which produces MIEKIIDLSVKNKLLTTLVTLLIFLASLWAIKSVRLDALPDLSPAQVVVQITYPNQSPKIVQEQVTYPLVSTFMSIANIDTVRGISSYESGLIYIIFKDGVNLYWARDRVLEQLNRALNLPKDAKVEIGSDSTSIGWAYQYALSSDSKNLSDLKVLQDFYYRYALLGVDGVSEVASVGGFVKDYEVTLQNDSLIRYNLSLEQVANAIKNSNNDTGGGVILENGFEKIIRSHGYIQSLKDLEEIVIKKEGAIPLKIKDIASVRLVPKPRRGAANLNGNKEVVGGIVMVRYHADTYKVLKAIKEKIATLQASNPDVKITSVYDRSELIEKGIDNLIHTLIEESAIVLVIIAIFLLHFRSALVVIITLPLSVCISFLLMRYFNIEASIMSLGGIAIAIGAMVDAAIVMVENAHKHLQRIDTKDNIQRVNAIMQGVKHVGGAIFFALMIIVVSFLPIFALTGQEEKLFAPLAYTKTFAMLVGALLSITIVPILMVWLIKGRILEESKNPINAFFMKIYGVSLKVVLKFRYAFLIASVVGLGGLYISYKKLNWEFIPQINEGVIMYMPVTINGVGIDTALEYLKKSNAAIKRLDFVKQVFGKMGRANTSTDAAGLSMIETYIELKPKNEWKEKLSYKEVRDKLEKTLQLKGLTNSWTYPIRGRTDMLLTGIRTPLGIKLYGNDTDKLQELAILMEQQLKTLKESLSVFAERSNNGYYITLDLNDENLARYGINKNAVLDAIKFALGGATLTTMIKGVESYPISLRLEDTERNTIEKLKNLYIKTAYNYMPLRELARIYYDNSPAVLKSEKGLNVNFIYIVPQNGISSDAYRQLAIKALEKIQLPNGYYYEFSGESQYLEEAFKALQYIVPVSVFIIFILIVFALKNLTNSLLCFFTLPFAFLGGLIFMNLMGFNMSVAALVGFLALLGVASETAIVMIIYLEDAFQKFIKTPLKEQTTTALKEAIMHGAVLRVRPKLMTFFSILASLIPIMYSHGTGSEIMKSIAAPMLGGMISSVVLTLFIIPTAYFVIKNARVRKHEY; this is translated from the coding sequence ATGATAGAAAAAATCATTGATTTAAGCGTTAAAAACAAACTCCTTACCACTTTAGTCACTCTGCTCATTTTTTTAGCCTCTTTGTGGGCGATAAAAAGCGTTCGTTTAGACGCTTTGCCAGATTTAAGCCCCGCTCAAGTGGTTGTGCAAATCACTTACCCCAATCAAAGCCCTAAAATCGTGCAAGAGCAGGTTACTTACCCGCTAGTTTCTACTTTCATGAGCATCGCTAACATTGACACGGTTAGGGGGATTTCTAGTTATGAAAGCGGCCTGATTTACATCATTTTTAAAGACGGCGTCAATTTGTATTGGGCTAGAGATAGGGTTTTAGAGCAATTAAACAGAGCGCTCAATTTGCCTAAGGACGCTAAAGTGGAAATAGGGAGCGATTCCACTTCTATTGGCTGGGCGTATCAATACGCATTATCTAGCGATAGCAAGAATTTAAGCGATCTGAAAGTCTTGCAAGATTTCTATTACCGCTATGCACTTTTGGGGGTTGATGGGGTGAGTGAGGTCGCAAGCGTGGGGGGCTTTGTGAAGGATTATGAAGTAACGCTTCAAAACGATTCTTTGATCCGTTATAACTTGAGTTTAGAGCAAGTCGCTAACGCGATTAAAAATTCCAATAACGATACCGGTGGGGGGGTTATTTTAGAAAACGGGTTTGAAAAAATCATAAGATCGCATGGCTATATCCAATCTCTAAAAGATTTAGAAGAAATTGTCATTAAAAAAGAAGGGGCTATCCCTTTAAAGATTAAAGATATAGCCAGCGTGAGACTAGTTCCAAAACCACGCAGAGGAGCAGCTAATCTCAATGGTAATAAGGAAGTGGTGGGCGGGATTGTCATGGTGCGCTATCACGCTGACACTTATAAGGTGCTTAAAGCCATTAAAGAAAAAATCGCCACCTTACAAGCGAGTAACCCTGATGTGAAAATCACAAGCGTGTATGACAGGAGCGAATTGATTGAAAAAGGCATTGACAATTTGATTCACACGCTCATAGAAGAAAGCGCGATTGTGTTAGTCATTATTGCGATTTTCTTACTGCATTTCAGGAGCGCTTTAGTGGTGATCATCACTCTGCCTTTAAGCGTGTGCATCAGTTTCTTGCTCATGCGTTATTTCAATATTGAAGCGAGTATCATGAGTTTGGGGGGCATTGCGATCGCTATAGGGGCGATGGTGGATGCGGCGATTGTGATGGTGGAGAACGCTCACAAGCATTTGCAACGCATTGATACGAAAGACAATATCCAAAGGGTCAATGCCATCATGCAAGGGGTTAAGCATGTGGGGGGCGCGATATTTTTTGCTTTAATGATCATTGTGGTTTCTTTCTTGCCAATTTTTGCGCTCACCGGCCAAGAAGAAAAGCTTTTTGCCCCTTTAGCTTACACCAAAACCTTTGCCATGCTAGTGGGAGCGCTACTTTCTATTACGATAGTCCCTATTTTAATGGTATGGCTCATTAAAGGGCGGATTTTAGAAGAGTCTAAAAACCCCATTAACGCTTTTTTCATGAAAATTTATGGCGTGAGTTTGAAGGTTGTGCTTAAGTTCAGATACGCTTTTTTGATAGCGAGCGTTGTGGGTCTAGGGGGCTTGTATATATCATACAAAAAACTCAACTGGGAATTTATCCCCCAAATCAATGAAGGGGTAATCATGTATATGCCTGTAACCATTAATGGCGTGGGCATTGATACCGCTTTAGAATACTTGAAAAAAAGTAATGCCGCTATCAAGCGATTGGATTTTGTCAAACAGGTTTTTGGTAAAATGGGGCGCGCTAACACCAGCACCGATGCCGCCGGCTTGAGCATGATAGAAACCTACATTGAGTTAAAGCCAAAAAACGAATGGAAAGAAAAGCTCAGTTATAAAGAAGTTAGGGATAAGTTAGAAAAAACCCTACAATTAAAAGGCTTGACTAATTCATGGACTTACCCCATTCGTGGCAGAACGGACATGCTCTTAACCGGCATTAGAACGCCCCTAGGCATCAAGCTCTATGGTAATGACACGGACAAATTACAAGAATTAGCGATCCTTATGGAGCAACAGCTCAAAACCCTAAAAGAGAGTTTATCCGTCTTTGCCGAGCGATCCAATAACGGTTACTACATCACGCTGGATTTGAACGATGAAAATCTGGCTCGTTATGGCATCAATAAAAACGCCGTGTTAGATGCGATTAAATTCGCTCTAGGCGGAGCCACGCTCACTACCATGATTAAAGGCGTAGAAAGCTACCCTATTTCCTTACGCTTAGAAGACACCGAAAGAAACACCATTGAAAAATTAAAAAACCTCTACATCAAAACCGCTTACAATTACATGCCCTTAAGGGAGTTAGCCCGCATCTATTACGACAACTCGCCGGCGGTGTTAAAGAGCGAAAAGGGCTTGAATGTGAATTTTATTTATATTGTGCCGCAAAATGGTATCAGCTCTGATGCTTACAGACAACTAGCAATAAAAGCGCTAGAAAAAATCCAATTGCCTAACGGGTATTATTATGAATTTAGCGGCGAAAGCCAGTATTTAGAAGAAGCGTTTAAAGCCTTACAATACATCGTGCCGGTGAGCGTTTTTATCATTTTTATTTTAATTGTCTTTGCGTTAAAGAATCTCACCAATTCCTTGCTATGCTTTTTCACTCTGCCTTTTGCGTTTTTGGGGGGGTTGATTTTTATGAATCTCATGGGATTTAACATGAGTGTGGCGGCGTTAGTGGGCTTTTTGGCCCTTTTAGGGGTAGCGAGCGAAACGGCTATTGTGATGATTATTTATTTAGAGGATGCGTTTCAAAAATTCATCAAAACCCCCTTAAAAGAGCAAACGACTACCGCCTTAAAAGAAGCTATCATGCATGGGGCGGTGCTTAGGGTAAGGCCCAAGCTGATGACCTTTTTTAGCATTTTAGCTTCACTCATTCCGATCATGTATAGCCATGGCACAGGAAGTGAAATCATGAAATCCATCGCCGCGCCCATGCTAGGGGGCATGATAAGCAGCGTTGTTTTAACGCTTTTTATTATCCCTACGGCGTATTTTGTGATTAAAAACGCTAGGGTTAGGAAACATGAATATTAA
- a CDS encoding branched-chain amino acid transporter permease, which translates to MLMHSILILLVIIITTYFTRIWPFMVFNAKNPPNDFVRYLGRALSCSVIGMLVVYCFKDIQILKPPYGINEIIAFLSVILLHRIFKVFVLSITLPTILYMVLVQSHVLEKAFFNIHVS; encoded by the coding sequence ATGTTAATGCATTCTATACTCATTCTTTTAGTCATCATAATAACGACTTATTTTACGCGCATTTGGCCTTTTATGGTATTTAACGCTAAAAACCCTCCCAACGACTTTGTGCGTTATTTGGGTAGGGCTTTATCATGTTCAGTGATAGGCATGCTCGTGGTTTATTGTTTTAAAGACATTCAAATTTTAAAACCCCCTTATGGGATCAATGAAATCATCGCTTTTTTATCCGTTATCCTTTTGCACCGCATTTTTAAGGTGTTTGTTTTAAGCATCACGCTCCCTACCATTCTTTATATGGTTTTAGTCCAAAGCCATGTATTAGAAAAGGCTTTTTTTAATATTCATGTTTCCTAA
- the azlC gene encoding azaleucine resistance protein AzlC, protein MHDFLKALKDAFPHTISIFLGYLLMGMTFGVLLVQQGYDYRVALFMSLFIYAGAVQFVAITLLSTQASLMNVVIVSLLVNARQTCYALSMLERFKNTQWRLPYLAHALTDETFALLNLYAPKEGVSEKDFIFSISLLNHSYWIFGSLVGSLVGTHFSFDTQGMEFVMTAIFIVLFMEQYKRNANHKNAWLGIIIAVVCLALFGTEYFLLIALVLMVLALILFRKQLEC, encoded by the coding sequence ATGCATGATTTTCTAAAAGCTTTAAAAGACGCTTTCCCTCATACCATTTCTATCTTTTTAGGGTATTTGCTTATGGGAATGACTTTTGGGGTGCTTTTAGTCCAGCAAGGGTATGATTATAGAGTCGCCCTGTTCATGTCGTTATTCATCTACGCTGGGGCGGTGCAATTTGTAGCGATCACGCTTTTAAGCACGCAAGCGAGCTTGATGAATGTCGTTATTGTGAGCTTGTTGGTGAATGCGAGACAGACTTGTTATGCGCTTTCTATGCTAGAGAGATTTAAAAACACCCAATGGCGTTTGCCCTATTTAGCGCATGCGCTCACGGATGAAACCTTTGCTCTATTGAATTTATACGCTCCTAAAGAGGGGGTTAGTGAAAAAGACTTTATTTTTAGCATTTCCTTACTCAACCACTCTTATTGGATTTTTGGCTCGTTGGTGGGTTCGTTGGTGGGAACGCATTTTTCTTTTGACACTCAAGGCATGGAATTTGTGATGACAGCGATTTTTATCGTGCTGTTTATGGAGCAATACAAACGAAACGCAAACCACAAAAACGCATGGCTTGGGATTATTATTGCGGTTGTTTGTTTGGCGCTCTTTGGGACTGAATACTTTTTGCTCATCGCTTTGGTTTTAATGGTGCTTGCCCTCATTTTGTTTAGAAAGCAGTTAGAATGTTAA